One Caretta caretta isolate rCarCar2 chromosome 6, rCarCar1.hap1, whole genome shotgun sequence genomic region harbors:
- the NFKBIA gene encoding NF-kappa-B inhibitor alpha gives MLHPSCSPGGRRDLAMESRAEPLKKERQLGLLQDDRHDSGLGSMKEEEYELLVKELTDIRLQPQEEPGATHQPAQPWQQQVTEDGDTFLHLAIIHEEKSWSVEVIRQVAANPAFLNFQNNLNQTPLHLAVITDQVEIAEILLKAGCDPEIRDFRGNTPLHIACEQGSLRAVGILTQYCPQHHLYSVLQSANYNGHTCLHLASIHGYLAIVEYLLCLGADVNAQEPCNGRTALHLAVDLQNSELVSLLVKHGADVNKVTYQGYSPYQLTWGRDSFSIQEQLKHLTTADLQMLPESEDEESCESESEFTEDEIMYDDCVIGGQQLAF, from the exons ATGTTGCACCCCAGCTGCAGCCCGGGGGGCCGGCGGGACTTGGCGATGGAGAGCCGCGCCGAGCCGCTGAAGAAGGAGCGGCAGCTCGGCTTGCTGCAGGACGACCGGCACGACAGCGGGCTGGGCTCCATGAAGGAGGAGGAGTACGAGCTGCTGGTGAAGGAGCTGACGGAcatcaggctccagccccaggaggAGCCGGGGGCGACGCACCAGCCGGCCCAGCCTTGGCAACAGCAAGTGACTGAAGACGGAGACAC ATTTCTCCACTTGGCAATTATTCACGAAGAAAAGTCCTGGAGCGTGGAGGTTATTCGCCAGGTAGCTGCCAATCCTGCCTTCCTGAACTTTCAGAATAACCTAAACCAG acTCCACTTCACCTGGCAGTAATCACAGATCAGGTTGAAATTGCTGAGATTCTTCTCAAGGCCGGATGTGACCCAGAGATCAGAGACTTCCGAGGAAATACACCACTTCATATTGCCTGTGAGCAGGGCTCTCTCAGAGCTGTCGGCATCCTCACTCAGTACTGCCCGCAGCACCACCTATATTCAGTCCTACAGTCTGCCAACTATAATG GGCACACATGTCTCCATTTGGCATCTATTCATGGGTATCTGGCTATAGTAGAATATTTGCTGTGCTTGGGAGCAGATGTCAATGCTCAG GAGCCTTGTAACGGCAGAACTGCCCTCCACTTAGCTGTAGACCTGCAGAATTCAGAACTGGTGTCGCTTCTGGTAAAACATGGGGCTGATGTGAACAAAGTGACCTACCAGGGCTATTCTCCATACCAGCTCACGTGGGGAAGAGACAGCTTCAGCATACAGGAACAGCTGAAGCACTTAACCACGGCTGACCTACAGATGCTACCAGAAAGTGAGGATGAGGAGAGCTGTGAATCAGAATCAGAATTCACAGAGGATGAA ataATGTATGATGACTGTGTAATTGGAGGACAACAGTTGGCGTTTTGA